The DNA region TTtccgttttacaaaatataaacttatggatcaagttttatatttaaatttttttaaaccatggtttgaaaccccaaatcatgccttttaggatgatttgggatttcaaaccatgatttgaaaccatgagatgaaatgcaaaCTATGGtttcaaatcgcatgtccaaacgcctacttaatatTCACAAAAAACTCTACTTGAAAGCTTATTAGAATAGGTCTTTCCGATAATGTTCCAACAGTTACATGTGGATTTGGGGGTGAAGGTGATGACCAAAGAAACTTGATCCTGATTGCATATATTTCGGAGGCGTTGGAATAGGTGGAACTTTGAATAAATCCTCCTCCTAATTAAGGAAACGACGGTGGCCAAATTGGTGGCATCAACTCCGAGTCTCCAATATGCCTTGTATGAATTCGATTTTCTTATCatgtttagtttttttttttttttttttaatattttatctttGTAGTTGGCTCATCGTCTTCACGAGTTTAGCAGAAGGTCTAATGGGAGATGGAATATTACTTTAAAGGAAGATGAAACAAAATTTGTTGAAAAGAGAttttacaaaataaattaaataaaatgataTATGAAAAAAGGGTAAATTAGTcagataataattttttacattaataattaataagttAAAGggtaaattacataaaaaaaaaattaataaagttACAAAAAAAAGAGTGAACGTAATATCGTAAACCACAAGAGAGGAAATAAACGTTCCAAACTCGAGAGATATGCCTATAATTATCATTTTTCGAATTGGGAATTTCCGTCCACTTAAGGGTACATGTGTACACTTTGACTAacggaggggtatatttgactactttaaCTAACGGAAAATAAATTTGactaataaactaaagtagaggaaTATATTTGtccctttttccaaaaataaaatcaagaatCCAGCTTTCAGTTTCAAACTTTTCGGAATGGATGTCTCATTCCATATTTGATATACCGCTTTAAGTATTAGTTGGACATTTATTTACGGTCTCGTAAGGTTCCCAATATAGAAAATCCAATAGATTTGTCTTGCAAATTAAATATTGCCAGCTGCTCCATCTCGCCAGCTAAAAGCAATTAAACTATACAACACGTTCTGGGCAAAGTctcaattaaaatcaaaatcaaagagAATTTCACAAAATTTTACTGCTTCCCTTAGTTAATGATTGCTCgagtattatttttttcccttcgtTGACTAGGATTGTTTACACCGATGGATCATTACTCTTCGTTTTTACATCTAAATCTCACACGAGGGCATGAAAGAATAAAACAAGGTATAAGCTTGTATTCATTGTTACGAAAATAGCAAACAGATCCAATTTTCAACGGATATCGATTTAGAAAACTGAAGTTCTCCGCATATAACTTATATACACCAATAATATAATTAAACTTTTACAAGGCTATCAAATCTTAAGTAGTTATAACAAGTTATAAGtagtatttttctttctttccaaattcccaacttgGCGTTACTATGAACAATTACATGTTGCAAATTTCAGACTGTATGGCTGTAGGCGTACACAGCATACACCAACACCTGATAAACAAGGGAAAGTGTGTCAGCATAGACTCCCCCTAAAAGGCAATCTATTGGACAAAGCTCTCCCACCTCAATTGATTCCCAAAACCAAAAGGCCCCCTGGACCCACTTTTGTTGCCTGACCCCACTATCTGGCCCAACCAGAATCATCAGCCACCACAAGATAATGAAACAACTTTCCCACCCATTAACTTCACTCCACGTGTCACGCGTGGATTCTCTTCCCACTTGGTAGTTGCCTACTGTTATTTTCCCTCCTCCCCCCCGCTTCACATAAGTCTACAGCATAACCTGCTAAACTTCAGTACTCAAAACTACAACAGAAAATAGAGAGCAacaagaagagaggagaaaaaaaaaaaaaaaaaaaaagagaaaccaAAATTAGTTCAATGTTGAAAAAGGAGAATTTTGATGGCAACAGCAATAACTGGGCAAGGGTGTGTGACTCTTGCCGTTCCGCTGCATGTACCGTTTACTGCCGGGCGGATTCCGCCTATTTGTGTGCGGGCTGTGATGCCCGCATACATGCAGCAAGTCTCGTGGCTTCTCGTCACGAGCGTGTCTGGGTTTGCGAGGCCTGTGAGCGTGCCCCTGCAGCCTTTCTTTGCAAGGCGGATGCAGCCTCACTATGTGCCTCCTGCGACGCTGACATCCATTCTGCCAACCCCTTGGCGCGCCGTCACCACCGTGTCCCAATTATGCCCATTCCAGGTAGCCaccatttcttttttcttacacAACATAAATTATTCAGATCACCCTAAGGGCTATCAAATAGCTAAGTTCAAGAGTAAAAGACTACTGATAGTTGAGGGGAATCTGAATAAAACACGGCAAGTTTAGGTAGATCTTTAGGTATTCTgcctaaattatataaatatgacTTCTGAaccataatttaaaaaatgtaaCGTGTTAAGTAGCAAGAACCTTAAGAATTGAACTCATTAAACTTAAATTCTGAATCCGTCTCTGGTTCCAATTTTCAGGAACCCTTTTTGGACCTCCAGCTGTTGACACCGTTGGCggtggttctatgatgattggtGGACCCACAGGGGAAGGAACGGAGGATGATGGGTTCTTGAGTTTGACTCAAGATGCAGATGATACGACCATAGATGACGAAGATGAAGACGAAGCAGCttcatggttgttgttgaatccTCCTgttaaaaacaacaataataagaacaacgttaacaataacaaccacaacaatcaaaataacaACTATGGGATGTTGTTTGGTGGGGAAGTAGTGGATGACTACTTGGATCTTGCGGAGTACGGAGGGGATAGTCAGTTTAACGATCAGTACAGTGTTAATCAGCAGCAACAACATTACTCTGTTCCTCAAAAGAGCTATGGTGGAGATAGCGTGGTGCCAGTTCAGAATGGACAAGGAAAATCTCTAATGCTTTACcaccaacagcaacaacaacaaagtcACCATCTGAGTTTTCAGCTGGGAATGGAGTATGACAATTCTAACACTGGATATAGATACCCTGCTACTATGAGCCACAGTGTAAGTTTTCTTCACTTTATCCATATATCTCAATTCAGGCAATATGCACTTTCAATTCATGAGTTCTCTTACGAAGATACTACAAAATTTTCAAACTCAATTtgttttaaaacattttccttttttgcttCTGAATTAATTTTTCCAGCCAGTCGTGCTTTTTCAACAGAGGATTTGTCATTTTAGCTGTCCATTTGCTATTATGTTGTTTTTACATACCTAAACTGGCCCGAACCTTTGTAGTATAAACCTTTCCGGAAGATTCCCTGCTATATTTAAAAGCTTCTTTCCCAAATCAGCAAAGATGTTTAGATTCTTCTTCACTCTCCCTGTCACTGAAATAATATGTAATTAGTAATTCTTAGCAATCTTCCTTTACATTCAAGTCATACATAGTAATTCACTAGTATAATATTTGATGTTACTGTTTAGCTTTTTAACCCAGTGTTCTCATATTAACTACCAAAAAAAACTGTGTTCTCAAGATTCCTTTGATAAAAAAATTCCTCAAGGGTGGATACTTTAAAGAATCTTTACCTT from Lycium ferocissimum isolate CSIRO_LF1 chromosome 2, AGI_CSIRO_Lferr_CH_V1, whole genome shotgun sequence includes:
- the LOC132046976 gene encoding zinc finger protein CONSTANS-LIKE 2-like — protein: MLKKENFDGNSNNWARVCDSCRSAACTVYCRADSAYLCAGCDARIHAASLVASRHERVWVCEACERAPAAFLCKADAASLCASCDADIHSANPLARRHHRVPIMPIPGTLFGPPAVDTVGGGSMMIGGPTGEGTEDDGFLSLTQDADDTTIDDEDEDEAASWLLLNPPVKNNNNKNNVNNNNHNNQNNNYGMLFGGEVVDDYLDLAEYGGDSQFNDQYSVNQQQQHYSVPQKSYGGDSVVPVQNGQGKSLMLYHQQQQQQSHHLSFQLGMEYDNSNTGYRYPATMSHSVSISSMDVSVVPESALSETSNSHPRPPKGTIDLFSGPSIQIPPQLTPMDREARVLRYREKKKNRKFEKTIRYASRKAYAETRPRIKGRFAKRTDVEAEVDRMFSTQLMADSSYGIVPSF